The Lysobacterales bacterium sequence GCGCCGGCGACGCTCGCACGGCTCGGCGGTGACCGAGTTCGTCGCGGTCATGCCCGAGCTCGATGGCCAGAACCAGAGCCTGCCCCTGCTCGACCGGCTGGTCGAGGTGGTGTCGCGTCCGGTGGAGATCGGCGAGTTGCAGCTGCTGGTGTCGGCGAGCATCGTCACCTCTACCCGCAGGCGGATACGACGTTGAACCGGACGCTGGTGCGCCACGCCGACCAGGCCATGTACGCGGCCAAGCAATCGGCAGGGCCGCTACCACCTGTTCGACGCCGAGCAAGATCGCGTGTTGCGCAGCCGTTTCGTGATCGAACAGGTGCGCCGCGCGCTCGAGCGCGACGAGTTCCGTCTGTACTACCAGCCCAAGGTCACCCTTCGCAGCGGCGAAGTGCTCGGCGTCGAGGCGTTGTTGCGCTGGACGGTGCCGGGCGGCGAACCGCGGCTGCCGGACGGTTTCCACCGCAACTCGAGGGGCCGATGCGCGCGGGCTCGCGCTCGGCCAATGCGTGCTGGGATGGCCGCGGCCAGGCGCTGTCCTGGCGCCGACAGGGACCTGCACCTGCCGGTCAGCGTCAACGTCAGCGCCGCGCAGCTGGACCAGCCGCAGTTCGCCGCCGGCCTGTCGGCGCTGCTAGCCGCGCCATCCGGGGCTGCAGCCCGAGGACCTGGAACTGGAAGTACTGGAGACCAGCGCGCTCGCCGACCTCGTCGCACCGCGCGCTGATCTACGACTGCCACCGCATCGGCGTGCACTTCGCGCTCGATGACTTTGGCACCGGCTATTCCTCGCTGTCCTACCTGAAGCGCCGCCCGGTGCGCCAGCTCAAGATCGACTGCAGCTTCGTCGGCGACCCTGCTCGACGACGCCGACAACCTGGCCATCCTCGACAGCGTGGGGGCCTGGCGCGCCTTCGCGCGAGGTGATTCGCCGAGGGCGTGGAATCGCTGGACAGGGCGAGATCCTGCTGCGCATGGGTTTGCGAAATGGCCCAGGGCTATGCCATCGCGCGGCCGATGCCGCCCGGGGAGCGATCGCGGACTGGATCGCCACCTCGGCGCCCGGACCCGCGCTAGCAACGCCACGCGCCGATCCGGCGCGAGGCGATCCCGACCCTGGCGCTGCTGATCCGGGCACCGCGCCCGGCTGCGCTCGCTGCAGGCAGCGTGCGTGGTGCCCGGTTGCAGTCTCGTCCCAGGTCGAGCGCGCCACGCCCGCTGTCGAGCAATGGCTGGCGCGCAGCCCGACGAGCGCGAGACCATCCCGAACTGCAGCGCGCGATCGAACTGCATCGCGACATCCACCGCCAGGGCGACGCGTGGCTCGCCGCGCCCGCCGCGGCGAGGCCAGCGCGCCTCGGGTCTGGCCGCGATCGAGCAACAAAGCGAAGCCCTCGCCCACACCCTCGAAGCCCTGCTCGACCACCCGCACCTAACCCCGCGGGGGTGGCGCAGGTAAACGTCGGAGTCGGCAGGGGTCGGACTTCGCGTTGTCGATGTTCGGCGCAGGCGCCGTCAGGCAGCTTCGATGGCGGGTTTGCTTGGTTGGGGACACCTCTCTGGGCACGCAGCCCTTTTTCGCCTTCGCCTTGACGCCAGGCTCCGTCGAAGAGACACTGCGACGGCAGGCAAGCAGTGCAAGACCTGTAAGAGGTCGTTGGTTGCAGCGGCAGCCCGCACGGGTGGGATCCTCGAACTAGGTGCCACACTACTCAAGACCCTCGGTCAGCTCACGCAGCCGGGGGTCTTTCGTTTCCAGATGCGGCGATGTCGCCAGACCAGAACTTCAGTCCGTAGCCGACCAGCTTGTTGTGCTGGTGCCGGTAGCCACCCGCATCATTTCAGTTCAGGTAGCGAGGCTCGGTGTCGCCGAACTGGTTGGGGGTTGACGGCGGCGAAGGCGCCGGAGGCCACGGCATCCGCCTCCAGACCGGCCATCTGCGAGTGTTGCACGGCACGCACCCTGGTCGGATCGACTGCGGACCAATCGATATTGACTCCCGCGTGGGGCTGTCGCACAACCTGACCAGGTAGTCCCGCAAGTCCTCGTAAGACATCTGGCCGCGATTTGAGAAGATGATCTCGGCAAAGCCGTCGCCTCGATCCCTGAGACGGGTGGTCGCGGCATAGCCAGGAAACGCGCTCAAGCAGCAGGCGGCTGGCATACCGATACAGCTGATGCTTCTGCGCCTGGAAGGTTTCCGGATCGAGGATGGACGGCAATGGATCAATACACTGACCGTCCGCATTCGACCTTTCCCGATCTCCCGCGCGTAGGCCACCTTCTGCGCGTGCTGCAGCTTGACCGAAGTGAAGCTGCTGACGCCAAACCGGCCCAATAAAGCGCGCACGGCGTCCATGAGCTTCACCACCTCGGAATCATGCTCGGACCGAGTGACAACGGCGGACAGCACCAGCCACCGGGAGGAGCCCTCGCCCTTGTCCCTGAACACTGAAGCCCTCATCGCCGGACTCGTCTGGCCAGACGCGAAAGCTCCAGCGCGCCCGCCTGGTACTTCACGAAGCCCGCCAACGGGGCGGCGAACCAGCTTGATAGCTGCCGCTCGAACCAGCGCGTATGCGGTGCGGGAACCGTGTGGGGCGAGCGAGGGAAGTCGGGGGTGCAGCGCCATGGTGATGAGGGATTCCAGAAGCTCTGCGGTCTGGGTTACCGCGTACGGCTGGGCTGGCAGCGCGCTGTCAAGGTCACGTCTCTGTGGCAGGGCGTGGGCTTTCGCGCCGACGTAGCCGCAAGCCTGCTCGACCACCCGGACCCTAACCCCGCGAGGTGGCGCGGTAGGCGGCGTGGAGGTCGGTGGGGGTGTCGATGTCGATGGCGGCTTCGGGTAGCGGTAGTTGCGTAGTCGTGTCGGATTCGCGCAGCAGCAGCGGGTTCGCGCCGCGGTCGCCGTGCAGGGTGGCGAGTTCGGCGAACAGGCGGCGCGGGAAGATGGCGGGTACGCCGGGGCTGCCGCGGTAATGCGCGCAGACGACGCGCTCGGGTGCGATTTGCCAGAGTGCGAGCAAGGGTTGCAAGGATGCCGCGGTGAGCGCGACCTGGTCGGCGAGCAGCACCAGCGCGCCATCGATGTTCGTCGGCAGGGCGCGGATGCCGGCGGCGAGGCTGCTGCCGAGGCCCTCCGCCCAAGCCTCATGGTCGATGGCGTGCACGTCGGCGGGCAGTGCCACACGCAAACGCTCGCTCTCGCAACCCAGCACCACGAAGGCCGCGCCTGGCGTCAGTGCTGCGGCAAGTCGCGTCGCGTGTCGCAACATCGGCTCGCCATCCACCTCCGCCAGCAACTTCGCCCCGCCAAAGCGCGAACCTGCGCCGGCCGCAAGGACCAGGGTGGCGAGGTGGGTGCTCACGACGCGGCCTCCAGAGCCCGTAGATAATCGGCCGGATTCATCACCACCACGCGCGCGCAGCGGTCAGCGGGATAGTCGGCGGAATTGCCGGTGACCAGCACTGCGCCCGCCCGTTCGGCCAGCGCCAGGAACACCGCGTCGTCCGGATCGGGCAGCGCCAATGGCCATGCCAAGGATCCTGAAGCTGCAGGCTGTCCTGGATCAGCACCTCGACCCAGATGGGTGGAAAGCCATAGCGATGGAACTTCGGGCGCGCGAGCACGCGGCGATATTCCGCGGTGACTGCCGGGCAAGTCGCCAGTTGCAGCTGGCCTTCGAGCACCCAATCCATGACCAGTCGCGCCGGCGGCCCTGCGGCACGGATGCCGGCCGAGACGATCACGTTGGTATCGAACACCGCCAGGCGCACGCGCGCCCGGTCACTTCGCCGCGACGCGCGCGGCTTCGATCTCGGCGTCGATCTCGCGGTCGGTGATGGCAGCGAGTCCCGATGCTTCCGCTTCCCGCCAACTGGCACGCAGCGCGGCGCGTGCCAAGGCGCGGCGCAGGTCGCGGTCTTCGAGTGCGATATCGCCGAGCGCGGGCACCAGGAAATAGGCCGGTCCTTGTTGGCCCGAGAGCAGGACGGTTTCGTCGGCGGCGCCTTCCAGCGCCTTGGTGCCGCGCGTACGGAAGTCGCGCAGGGAAACGCATCGCATGGGGATCACCTCGGCGGCCAGCGTAGCCAAAACGGCTACGGGAGGAAAGTGCGTGACGGTGGCCGTCTCCCGCCCGGAACCGCCTCGGTCTTCGCTGCCGCGCTCGCGGGGTCGCGCTCAGGGCGCCGGCTGCAGCGCGCCGTCGGGGACGCTGGCGAAGTCGAAGACCGCGCTGAACGGCAGGAAGGTATCGCCGTCGAGCGCGAGCGCGAGTTGCACCTTGTGGCCGGCCGGTCCCGGCGTGCCGCTGCCGTTGAATGCCTTGTAGAACATCCACCAGCCGCCTTCGGCACGCCGTAGCAGGCTCGGGTCGGCGATCGGTTCGGCGACCGCGAGGCGCAGCCCCGCTTCCGGTTGCCAGCTGTTGCCGGCGTCGAAGGAGCGGCGGCTGGCGATACCGCCGGGGGCGTTGTAGCAGAGCCGCAGCGAACCGTCGGCGAGCACGGCGAGTTCGGGAATGCCGGCGCCGTCGATGCGGCTCGCCAGCAGAGTGAACGGGCCGTCGCCGCTGCTGATTGCGAAACGCACGGCCGGCACGCCGGCGTTGTTCTGTGCCACCGCCAGCAAACGACGGCCATCGGGCAGGCGCACCACGCTCGGGTCGGTGCTGTTGTCGAGCGCGAACACTTCGCCGTCGATGCTGAAGTTCAGGCCGTCGCTGGAGTGTGCACTGTAGAACCGCGATGGTTCCGGCAGCGGTGGCGGCGGGGTCACGAAGTGGCCGCGGAAGTAATACAGACGAAAGCTGCCGTCGGGCTCACGCAGCACGTCCGGGTCCACCGCGTCGCCGTCGAAGACGCCGTCGAGCAGCACTTGTTCGCCGCGCTGCCAGCCGCCATCGACGCGCCGTCCGCGGTAGATGCCGTGCGCGCCTTCGCCGGAGACGTAGTACACGACCAGGGTCGGCGGCGTCTCCAGCCCGTCGAGAAAAATCTGCGGCTCGCTCGCGGCCTGCGCGCTGCCGCCGCACAGGCATAGCGCGAACACGCAGAGGTTGCGGACGCACTTGCGGATCTCGGGCATGTCGCCTCCGCTGCGAAGTGGATGCGCGCAAGCATACGCCCTCGCCGTGCGCCTCCGAGCGCGCTATGCAGCGGGCTGCGGCGGCGGACAGAGCTCCAGGTAGCGCTGCAACTGTTCGCGCAACTGCGCGCCGATGCTGCGCGGGCGGCCGTGCACCATCTCGATCGCGACCAGCACCGAGCGCGCGGTGAGGCGCAGTTCGCCGCCGACGCGGCCGTCGAAGCGCAGCGTGAACGAACTGCGGCCGAGTTTTTCGAGTACGACGGTCAGCTCCAGCACCTCGCCGAGCCGACACGGACGCTTGAAGTCGCATTCGGTGTGCGCGGTCGGGAAACCGACGCCGTGGGTCAGGATCTGCTCGGCGTAGTTCAGCCCGAGGCAGTGCGTGAACCAGTCCTCGACCGCAGCCTGGAACATTTCGAAGAAGCGCGGGAAGAACACGTACCCGGCCGGGTCGGTATGGGTGAAGCGCACCGGGGCGCGGTGGATGTAGAGGCTGTCCATGCCGAGAGTTTAGCGGGCGCGCTGGTGCTGCTGGCGGGGGCGTCAGGCTTCGTCGAGCGCATCGCGCATCCGCCGCGCCAGCTCGCCGCGGCGCCAGGGCTTGGGCAGCAGGCGCACGCCGGGGTCGAGGCGGCCGTGGTGGACGATGGCGTTTTCGGTGTAGCCGGAGGTGTAGAGCACCTTCAGCCCCGGGCGCAGCACGCGCGCGCGATCGGCCAGCTCGCGGCCATTCATGCCGGGCATGACGATGTCGGTGAACAGCAACGCGATGTCGGCGTGTGCCTGCAGCAACTCCAGGGCCAGTTTCGGATCGGCGGCGAACAGCGGCCGGTAGCCGAGCAGTTCCAGTTGTTCGACGGCGTGGCGCAGCACCATCGCCTCGTCCTCGACCACCAGCACCACTTCGCCTCGACCGCGCGGCATCGCCTCGACTCGCGGCACTTCGACGGCCGCTTCGCCGACCACGCGCGGCAGGTACAAGCGCACGGTCGCGCCCTGGCCGGGCTCGGAATAAACCTTGATGTGCCCGCCCGACTGCTTGACGAAGCCGTAGACCATCGACAGCCCGAGGCCGGTGCCCTTGCCCTTGTCCTTGGTCGTGAAGAACGGCTCGAACACGCGCCCCAGGTGTTCTGCAGCAATGCCGCTGCCGGTGTCGGAGACCGCGATCAGCACGTACTGGCCGGGCTGCACTTCCGGATTGGCCGCGGCGTAGTCGGCATCGAGCGTCGCGTTCGCGGTCTCGAGGGTCAGGCGCCCGCCCTGCGGCATGGCGTCGCGCGCATTCAGGCACAGGTTGAGCACGGCGCTGTCGAGTTGCGCGGGGTCGACCAGCGCTTGCCAGAGACCGCCGCCGCGCGACAGCTCGATCCGCACGTGCTCGCCGAGCGTGCGTCGCAGCAGGGGTTCGAGCTCGGCGAGGCGGCGGTTGACGTCGACCGTGGCCGGTTGCAGCGGCTGCTTGCGCGCGAAGGCGAGCAGTTGCCGTGTCAACTCGGCGGCGCGGTGCGCGGCTTCGCCGATCATGCCTGCCAGTTCGGCACGCGCCGGATCGTCGCGCAGCCGGTCTTGCAGGGTTTCGGCGTTGCCGAGGATGACGGTGAGCAGGTTGTTGAAGTCGTGCGCGACGCCGCCGGTGAGCTGGCCGATCGACTCCAGCCGCTGGCCTTCGCGCAAGCGCTGCTCGGCCACCACTTGGGTGCTGATGTCGGCGATGCCGCCGATCATGCGCAGGGCTTTGCCACTGGCATCGCGCAGCACCAGGCCGCGGTCGAGCACGTGCAACCAGCGGCCGTCGGCATGTTTGAGGCGATAGCGTGCTTCCCAATAGTCGCGGTCGCTGTCGATCACCGTCTCCAGACTGTCGCTGACGCGCGCGTGGTCGTCCGGATGCAGCATCTCCAGCCAGCCGGCGAAGCTCGCTTCCGGATCGTCGTGGGGATGGCCAGTAAGCTTGCTGAAGCGCTCGTCCCAGACCAGGGCGCGGGTGGCGAGGTCGAGGTCCCAGACCGAATCGGTGACCGCCGTCGCCAACAGGCGCAGCCGCTGCTCGCTCTCGGTGAGCAAACGCACATCGCGTTCATGCTGTCCGGCCATGCGGTTGAAGGCGCCGGCCAAGCGTCCGAGCTCGTCGTCATGGGTGGGCGCGATGCGGGCGTCGAGCTCGCCGCCGGCGAAGCGTTCGATGCCGCGTTCGATCGCCCGGATCGGTTCGCTCAGGCGTCGGTAGACGAGTGCGAACGCCCACGCCCCGGCCACGCCAAGCAGCAGCGCCAGGGCCAGGAAACTGCCGCCGGCCTCGCGCTGCACCGCGCTCCATTGCTGTTGCCGTTCGCGCACCAGGGTGGCGAGGCTGTCGTTGATCATCGCGAAATGGATGCGCAGTTCGCGCGCCACGTCCTGGCGCAGGCGCAGCACGCGCGCATCTTCGCCCCGAAGGTCGAGACGCCCTGCCGCGATGGTCTCGAACACGGTGGCGATCTCGCGCAGGTGGCGGGTGGCCAACTGCGCCTCGGTGCTGTCGTCGGCAGCCAGTTCTCTGGCGAGACGCAGGGCGTCGGCGGCAACCTCGCGTGCGATGGTCGCGTCGGGCTGGAGCAAGGTGACGTAGTTGGCGCCCAGTCGCATCTGTTCGCTCTCGCCGCTCAGGCGCAGCATCTGCGCCGCTTCGGACATGGCGCTGCGTGCGCGTTGCCAGTCGCGGGCGCCGAGTACGCCGAGCAGGACCACGCAGAACGCAGCGGCGAGCGCGCTGATCAGCGCGAGCCGTCGCAGGCCGGGCGCAGGCCAGGCGCTCATGGTGCGGGTTTCCGATAGAGGTAGGGCGGCAGTGCGACGCTTTCCGGGGCGACGCGTTGCAGCGGGCCGGCTTCGATGTAGTCGGGCAGTCGCGGTCGTGGCCGGTCGGCGAACTCCGGCATCGTCGCGAGCCAGTCGAGCGCGCCGTCCAGCCCGGCCAGTGCCGACCAGCCGAGCTGCAAGTGCCAGATCACGCCGGCCTCCATCGCCGCCAGTTCCTTCTCTTCGACATCGAGCGCCTGCGCATGCAGCGCTCGCGCCCACAGCGGCTGCGCGCGGATCATCGCGATCGCCTGGGCATAGGCGCGCAGCACCCGATCGGCCAGCGCCGGATTGTGCTCGACCACGTCGCGACGGCCGAGCAGCAGCCAGGTGGCGACGTAGGCCTCGCGCGCGGGCAACACATAGGCGCGCTCGCCCATCGCGTGCAGCAGGCGCGCGCCCCAGGGTTCCCAGGTGATCACCGCGTCCACACGCCCGGAAGTGAGCGCGTCCACCTGCTCGGACATGCCGATGGACACGAACTCGACGGCATCCTCGGCGATGCCCTCAAGCTGCGCGAACTGCGACCAGGCGTAGTGCGCCGAGCTGTAGCGCTGCACGCCGATACGCCGCCCGGCCAGATCGGCGGGGCCATGAATGCCGCGCTCGCGGTCGGCGATCAGCATGTGCGCGCGCGGCACCACAGCGAGCGAGGCCAGCACCACGAAATTCGCGTCCTGCCCAGGGGGCTGCAACCACATCGCCCGCGCCACCGGCTGCGCTGCCGCCAGCGCGAACGCAACTCGCCCCTCGGTCAGTGCCTGCATCGCATCGACGCCGGAGTCGACGTATTCGACCGCAACCGTCTCCGGCGAGGCGGCGCTGACCCCGGCCTCGAACAGACCCGCCCCGGCCGCCACCTTGGTCGGTGCATCCGCGATCCAGTGAAAGGTCGCAATTCGCACCGGCGCCGTCGCATGCGACGCCACCGCCGCGCCGGCAAGTGCGCACAGGCAGGCCGCGATGAGCCAGCACCAACCGGATCGGGCGACGGACCTGAGCATCGGGTTCCCCTGCAGTTGCGGCCGATGGTAGGCCATGTGAAAGCCGTGTGCATGGCGGTGATCGAGCCTGTGCGGCAATCCGCGCTGACTCGGACGCCACCCGTGACTACGCTGGAAGCGGCGCTGGCTGGTTCAGACCCGAAGGACTCAACGATGCGGCGGGTAGGTCCATGTCCATGGGGAGGGCTGGAGTTGGCGTGGCCGGAAATGGACATGCATAATCACACCAATCTGTACACTGCGGGGTTCGCGTGAAACAAGCCACCTTTACCGAAGTACGAAACCACGCCAAGGCCTATTTCGATATCGTCGAATCGGGTGAGTCCGTGCGGGTATTGCGCAATGGCAAGGCCATTGCCGACATCGTGCCAGTCGTCGCCGATCTGCCATCTTGGAAGCGGCGCAAGGCGCAACCGCTGGTGCTGCGGGGCGTGTCGGTCAGTCGCCTGATTCTGGAAGACCGCAACGGCAGTTTGTAGGGATCCTCCGAGTGCGCGTCTTTTTCGACAGCTCCGCCTTCGTGAAACGCTACGTCCTCGAAGTCGGCACCGACGAGGTAGTGGCGTGGTGCGATCGCGCCAGCGAGATCGGTCTTTCCGGCATCGCGTTGGCGGAGATCGTCTCGGCCTTCTGCAGGCTGCGCAGGGAAGGCTCGATCGACGCGACCCAGTACCGAACGCTCAAGTCGCTACTGCTGGCCGATATCGAGGATGCGGCGGTCTGCGATCTCACCCCCGAAGTGCTGGCCCAGTCCATTGTCAGCTTGGAAAGCAATGTCCTGCGCGGCATGGATGCCATCCACATCGGCAGCGCGGTTGCGCTGAAGGCCGACGTTTTCGTCTCCGCGGATGAGCGGCAATGCGAAGCCGCGCGCCGCGCGGGTCTGCGCGTGGAAGTGGTCTGAGCCCCTGCCGCAACACCGCTTCCTCGACCTGGCGGAAGATCATGTGCTTCGTCTACCGCGCGAGGGTTACGAGGACCCGAATTCACTCAAAGCCGTCCTTGAACAACGGGTCGTTGCTGACGAAGTCGTTGCCGAACAGTGCGTACACGCGCCCTGCGGACATGGT is a genomic window containing:
- a CDS encoding PAS domain-containing protein → MSAWPAPGLRRLALISALAAAFCVVLLGVLGARDWQRARSAMSEAAQMLRLSGESEQMRLGANYVTLLQPDATIAREVAADALRLARELAADDSTEAQLATRHLREIATVFETIAAGRLDLRGEDARVLRLRQDVARELRIHFAMINDSLATLVRERQQQWSAVQREAGGSFLALALLLGVAGAWAFALVYRRLSEPIRAIERGIERFAGGELDARIAPTHDDELGRLAGAFNRMAGQHERDVRLLTESEQRLRLLATAVTDSVWDLDLATRALVWDERFSKLTGHPHDDPEASFAGWLEMLHPDDHARVSDSLETVIDSDRDYWEARYRLKHADGRWLHVLDRGLVLRDASGKALRMIGGIADISTQVVAEQRLREGQRLESIGQLTGGVAHDFNNLLTVILGNAETLQDRLRDDPARAELAGMIGEAAHRAAELTRQLLAFARKQPLQPATVDVNRRLAELEPLLRRTLGEHVRIELSRGGGLWQALVDPAQLDSAVLNLCLNARDAMPQGGRLTLETANATLDADYAAANPEVQPGQYVLIAVSDTGSGIAAEHLGRVFEPFFTTKDKGKGTGLGLSMVYGFVKQSGGHIKVYSEPGQGATVRLYLPRVVGEAAVEVPRVEAMPRGRGEVVLVVEDEAMVLRHAVEQLELLGYRPLFAADPKLALELLQAHADIALLFTDIVMPGMNGRELADRARVLRPGLKVLYTSGYTENAIVHHGRLDPGVRLLPKPWRRGELARRMRDALDEA
- a CDS encoding EAL domain-containing protein, which codes for MSWRRQGPAPAGQRQRQRRAAGPAAVRRRPVGAASRAIRGCSPRTWNWKYWRPARSPTSSHRALIYDCHRIGVHFALDDFGTGYSSLSYLKRRPVRQLKIDCSFVGDPARRRRQPGHPRQRGGLARLRAR
- a CDS encoding PIN domain-containing protein is translated as MRLAVFDTNVIVSAGIRAAGPPARLVMDWVLEGQLQLATCPAVTAEYRRVLARPKFHRYGFPPIWVEVLIQDSLQLQDPWHGHWRCPIRTTRCSWRWPNGRAQCWSPAIPPTIPLTAARAWW
- a CDS encoding nucleotidyltransferase family protein; this encodes MSTHLATLVLAAGAGSRFGGAKLLAEVDGEPMLRHATRLAAALTPGAAFVVLGCESERLRVALPADVHAIDHEAWAEGLGSSLAAGIRALPTNIDGALVLLADQVALTAASLQPLLALWQIAPERVVCAHYRGSPGVPAIFPRRLFAELATLHGDRGANPLLLRESDTTTQLPLPEAAIDIDTPTDLHAAYRATSRG
- a CDS encoding acyl-CoA thioesterase; this translates as MDSLYIHRAPVRFTHTDPAGYVFFPRFFEMFQAAVEDWFTHCLGLNYAEQILTHGVGFPTAHTECDFKRPCRLGEVLELTVVLEKLGRSSFTLRFDGRVGGELRLTARSVLVAIEMVHGRPRSIGAQLREQLQRYLELCPPPQPAA
- a CDS encoding ABC transporter substrate-binding protein, encoding MLRSVARSGWCWLIAACLCALAGAAVASHATAPVRIATFHWIADAPTKVAAGAGLFEAGVSAASPETVAVEYVDSGVDAMQALTEGRVAFALAAAQPVARAMWLQPPGQDANFVVLASLAVVPRAHMLIADRERGIHGPADLAGRRIGVQRYSSAHYAWSQFAQLEGIAEDAVEFVSIGMSEQVDALTSGRVDAVITWEPWGARLLHAMGERAYVLPAREAYVATWLLLGRRDVVEHNPALADRVLRAYAQAIAMIRAQPLWARALHAQALDVEEKELAAMEAGVIWHLQLGWSALAGLDGALDWLATMPEFADRPRPRLPDYIEAGPLQRVAPESVALPPYLYRKPAP
- a CDS encoding type II toxin-antitoxin system Phd/YefM family antitoxin, with amino-acid sequence MKQATFTEVRNHAKAYFDIVESGESVRVLRNGKAIADIVPVVADLPSWKRRKAQPLVLRGVSVSRLILEDRNGSL
- a CDS encoding type II toxin-antitoxin system VapC family toxin codes for the protein MRVFFDSSAFVKRYVLEVGTDEVVAWCDRASEIGLSGIALAEIVSAFCRLRREGSIDATQYRTLKSLLLADIEDAAVCDLTPEVLAQSIVSLESNVLRGMDAIHIGSAVALKADVFVSADERQCEAARRAGLRVEVV
- a CDS encoding prevent-host-death protein; protein product: MRCVSLRDFRTRGTKALEGAADETVLLSGQQGPAYFLVPALGDIALEDRDLRRALARAALRASWREAEASGLAAITDREIDAEIEAARVAAK